From a single Tursiops truncatus isolate mTurTru1 chromosome 20, mTurTru1.mat.Y, whole genome shotgun sequence genomic region:
- the MPRIP gene encoding myosin phosphatase Rho-interacting protein isoform X8, producing MSAAKENPCRKFQANIFNKSKCQNCFKPRESHLLNDEDLTQPTTLPQGTINMNQCTDVVDGEGRTGQKFSLCILTPEKEHFIRAETKEIISGWLEMLTVYPRTNKQNQKKKRKVEPPTPQEPGPAKMAVTSSSSSSSIPSAEKVPTTKSTLWQEEMRAKDQPDGSSPSPAQSPSQSQPPVASTLREPGLESRDEESTSSSERVDCGRKVRVESGYFSLEKTKQDVKAEEQPLPPPLSPPSPGTPTNRYSGSGPPSRELGRPLPPPGPQPSGRTVCSGSFGSPDTASRPPTHVDSGSAGGRGAERPGRASAFKASRQYATLADVPKAIRISHREAFQVERRRLERRTRARSPGREEVARLFGNERRRSQVIEKFEALDIEKAEHMETNVSAGPSLSSDTRQGRSEKRAFPRKRDLPSEAPLPDASASPLSPHRRAKSLDRRSTEPSLTPDLLNFKKGWLTRQYEDGQWKKHWFVLADQSLRFYRDSVAEEAADLDGEIDLSTCYDVTEYPVQRNYGFQIHTKEGAFTLSAMTSGIRRNWIQTIMKHVHPISAPDVTSSLPQGKDRSSSPSETRLREKQDGEPGEPDPEQKRSRARERRREGRSKTFDWAEFRPIQQALAQQRASAPGPATTRPEAEPGELERERARRREERRKRFGAVDVADGPSIDDTALRMEVDRGPGPPATADLRTQNVHVEIEQRWHQVETTPLREEKQVPIAPLHLSSEDGSDRLSTPELTSVLEKELEQSQKEASDLLEQNRLLQDQLRVALGREQSAREGYVLQTEVATSPSGAWQRLHRVNQDLHGELEAQCQRQELITRQIQALKRSYGEAKDAIRHHEAEIRSLQARLGNAAAELTIKEQALAKLQGELKLEKDKVREQLEERQHSEAALNAQLRASERKLQSAEALLLGRTQELRDLERQQALQRDRQKEVQRLQERIADLSQQLSASERAQRLMEEKLQRNYELLLGSCEREKQELLQSLKEAEDRASAFEDRLQDHEQQMEVLQKEKLSAKSEGSEVVHRLEEQLEMKEASIQKLAEHVQSLRDERDLIRQRFQELMGRVALSDGDVAALEEKLKGREADYQSLERSYRRVASQLQGAHTRLREKEEELRCIQDTHEKALARKERDLQDVLVKMTVLGSSLEETEVKLQAKESSEDAEEPRSFLEEAEEEDGVARSGPQLQAASTPPGAALGEEHRDSSPRREKSPVPPRSEVSDREGHLQSTSKPDQGAPGLKRQRIRFSTIQCQKYTHPDGSERTWTSSTSSDTSQDRSPSEESMSSEATPSSLPATSDSDTYLSIIHSLETKLYVTEEKLKDVTVKLESQQGQSQEALLALHQQWAGTEARLREQLRASLLQVAALASQLEQERQARAEVVENHVEELGDFRVKNSQALACLESCREQLRSLPADAGAGLLAGVESLLVGAIQALCHQPPPTGEAGFSEEEKATSRQPPYLPELSDQEQLQLLSDQIALEATLIDQIADSLKNTTSDISHVLLEISQSGKWPLESESTVACPGAPVDAWAKKVLVDGEFWSQVESLSRHLETLGGEAASASGGGRPNAPPAPVAALADATWVRAELSLAVHSVRGSLQRRLQSIQETLQGTQAALQQHKRMLGEILGAYQTPDFERVMLQVSETLQLPAGAGDGVQVSWTGSLPEEVPSHPDPAGSQALCPLSSQSSGALVAIQEELALQLKDKASLLGEISATLTSLLSVEAVRDCQKLLQASRHLSRSACLGGLGQYSSLLVQDAIIQAQVCYTACRIRLEYEKELRGYRESWSGGGASCQEHEHAVGALREEYEGLLRKQKSEYLELIAIVERENAELKTKVAQLGQQQRRLEEGQSERRESLAAPRGWFEEWKVSYTGERLSRAEGAPQTARGRVLSQLDALAGDRQDLERQPVDQVQTLEDKFQLKIRELQAIHEEELRALQEHYSQTLRCLQETLHHYQGRPPAAPPAHGPPSSSRPAEGEADSMMGLKGRIQELEAQVDVLREALEHKDLAGGAASLREERQRDFESLKATCERGFAAMEETHQKKIEDLQRQHQRELEKLREEKDRLLAEETAATISAIEAMKNAHREEMERELEKSQRSQISSVNADIDALQRQYLEELQSVQRELEVLSEQYSQKCLENAHLAQALEAERQALRQCQRENQELNAHNQELNNRLAAEISRLRTLLTGDAGGEAAGSPLTQGKDAYELEVLLRVKESEIQYLKQEISSLKDELQTALRDKKYASDKYKDIYTELSIVRAKADCDVSRLQEQLKAATDALGERSPEHTPVSGYDIMKSKSNPDFLKKDRSCVSRQLRSIRSKGDHLLPATAEGQAHSASRARVNPLRPAPCWVCPAPSGLLLACP from the exons CCCACAACCCTCCCTCAGGGCACCATCAACATGAACCAGTGCACAGACGTGGTGGATGGGGAGGGCCGCACGGGCCAGAAGTTCTCCCTGTGCATTCTGACCCCCGAGAAGGAGCACTTCATCCGGGCAGAGACCAAGGAGATCATCAGCGG ctGGCTGGAGATGCTCACGGTCTATCCCAGGACCAACAAGCAGAACCAGAAGAAGAAGCGGAAGGTGGAGCCCCCTACACCACAG GAGCCAGGGCCGGCCAAGATGGCtgtcaccagcagcagcagcagcagcagcatccccAGTGCTGAGAAGGTTCCCACCACCAAGTCCACACTCTGGCAGGAAGAAATGAGGGCCAAGGACCAGCCCGATGGGAGCAGCCCGAGTCCAGCTCAGAGTCCCAGCCAGAGCCAGCCTCCTGTGGCCAGCACCCTGAGGGAGCCAGGGCTGGAGAGCAGAGATG AGGAGAGCACCTCGAGCAGCGAGCGTGTGGACTGTGGCCGCAAGGTCCGGGTGGAGAGCGGCTACTTCTCCCTGGAGAAGACCAAGCAGGACGTGAAGGCCGAGGAgcagccgctgccgccgccgctctCCCCGCCCAGCCCCGGCACTCCCACCAACAGGTACAGTGGCTCCGGCCCGCCCTCCCGGGAGCTTGGCcgtccccttcctcccccaggtcCTCAGCCCTCTGGCCGAACCGTCTGCAGTGGCTCCTTCGGCTCCCCGGACACAGCCAGCCGGCCCCCTACCCACGTGGACTCCGGCAGCGCTGGGGGGCGGGGTGCAGAGAGACCGGGGCGCGCCTCTGCCTTTAAAGCCAGCAGGCAGTATGCCACCCTGGCCGACGTCCCTAAGGCCATCAGGATCAGCCACCGAGAAGCTTTCCAGGTGGAGAGAAGGCGGCTGGAGCGTAGGACTCGGGCCCGAAGCCCTGGCAGGGAAGAGGTGGCCCGTCTGTTTGGCAACGAGCGGAG GAGGTCCCAGGTAATAGAGAAATTTGAGGCCTTGGACATCGAGAAGGCAGAGCACATGGAGACCAACGTGTCAGCCGGGCCCTCGCTGTCCAGCGACACTCGCCAGGGCCGGAGCGAGAAGAGGGCCTTCCCCCGGAAGCGG GACCTCCCCAGCGAAGCTCCTCTCCCGGACGCCTCGGCCTCCCCCCTGTCTCCACACCGAAGAGCCAAGTCACTGGACAGGAGGTCCACGGAGCCCTCCCTGACG ccCGACCTGCTGAACTTCAAGAAAGGCTGGCTGACCAGGCAGTATGAGGATGGCCAG tGGAAGAAACACTGGTTTGTCCTTGCTGATCAAAGCCTGAGGTTCTACAGGGACTCGGTGGCTGAGGAG GCGGCCGACTTGGATGGGGAGATAGACTTGTCTACGTGTTATGATGTCACGGAGTACCCAGTGCAGAGAAACTATGGCTTCCAGATCCAT ACAAAGGAGGGCGCCTTCACCCTCTCTGCTATGACGTCTGGAATCCGGCGGAATTGGATCCAGACCATCATGAAGCACGTCCACCCGATCTCTGCCCCCGACGTGACCAG CTCGCTGCCGCAGGGCAAAGACCGGAGCAGCTCCCCCTCGGAGACGAGGCTGCGGGAGAAGCAGGACGGGGAGCCCGGGGAGCCAGACCCCGAGCAGAAGCGGAGCCGGGCCCGTGAGCGCAGGCGGGAGGGCCGCTCCAAGACCTTCGACTGGGCCGAGTTCCGCCCCATCCAGCAGGCCCTGGCCCAGCAGAGAGCCAGCGCCCCGGGGCCTGCCACCACACGGCCCGAGGCGGAGCCCGGCGAGCTGGAGAGGGAGCGTGCGCGGCGGCGGGAGGAACGGCGCAAGCGCTTTGGGGCGGTGGAcgtggctgacgggcccagcatCGACGACACGGCCTTGCGCATGGAGGTCGACCGGGGCCCGGGGCCGCCCGCGACCGCCGACCTCAGGACCCAGAACGTGCACGTGGAGATCGAGCAGCGGTGGCATCAGGTGGAGACCACCCCTCTCCGGGAGGAGAAACAAGTGCCCATCGCCCCCCTGCACTTGTCCTCTGAGGATGGAAGCGACCGACTGTCCACTCCCGAGCTGACCTCTGTGCTGGAGAAGGAG TTGGAGCAGAGCCAGAAGGAGGCCTCAGACCTTCTAGAGCAGAACCGGCTGCTGCAGGACCAGCTGAGGGTGGCTCTGGGCCGGGAGCAGAGCGCCCGGGAGGGCTATGTGCTACAG ACTGAAGTGGCCACCTCCCCGTCCGGCGCCTGGCAGAGGCTCCACAGAGTCAACCAGGATCTGCACGGCGAGCTGGAGGCCCAGTGCCAGCGCCAGGAGCTCATCACGCGGCAGATCCAGGCCCTGAAGCGCAGCTACGGGGAGGCCAAGGACGCGATCCGGCACCACGAGGCCGAGATCCGGAGCCTCCAGGCGCGGCTTGGCAATGCCGCCGCCGAGCTCACCATCAAGGAGCAGGCACTGGCCAAGCTCCAGGGCGAGCTGAAGCTGGAGAAGGACAAGGTCCGCGAGCAGCTGGAGGAGCGGCAGCACAGCGAAGCCGCGCTCAACGCCCAGCTGCGCGCCAGCGAGCGGAAGCTCCAGAGCGCGGAGGCCCTGCTGCTGGGGAGGACGCAGGAGCTGCGGGACCTGGAGAGGCAACAGGCGCTGCAGCGGGACCGGCAGAAGGAGGTGCAGAGGCTGCAGGAGCGCATCGCCGACCTCAGCCAGCAGCTCAGCGCCAGCGAGCGGGCCCAGAGGCTGATGGAGGAGAAGCTGCAGAGGAACTACGAGCTGCTGCTGGGGAGCTGTGAGCGGGAGAAGCAGGAGCTTCTGCAGAGCCTGAAGGAGGCAGAGGACAGGGCCAGCGCCTTCGAGGACCGGCTCCAGGACCACGAGCAGCAGATGGAGGTCCTGCAGAAGGAGAAGCTGAGTGCCAAGTCCGAGGGCAGTGAGGTGGTGCACCGGCTGGAGGAGCAGCTGGAGATGAAGGAGGCCAGCATCCAGAAGCTGGCCGAGCACGTCCAGAGCCTCCGAGACGAGCGGGACCTGATCCGACAGCGCTTCCAAGAGCTGATGGGCCGTGTCGCCTTGTCCGACGGGGACGTGGCTGCGCTTGAGGAGAAGCTGAAGGGGAGGGAGGCTGACTACCAAAGCCTGGAGCGCTCCTACAGGAGGGTGGCCAGCCAGCTCCAGGGCGCGCACACGCGGCTccgggagaaggaggaggagctgAGGTGCATCCAGGACACGCACGAGAAGGCGCTGGCGAGGAAAGAGCGGGATCTCCAGGATGTGCTGGTTAAGATGACTGTCTTGGGGAGCAGCTTAGAGGAAACGGAAGTGAAGCTCCAGGCAAAGGAGTCCTCAGAGGACGCCGAGGAGCCACGGAGCTTCTTGGAAGAAGCCGAGGAGGAGGACGGCGTCGCGCGTTCGGGCCCACAGCTCCAGGCTGCCAGCACACCTCCgggggctgccctgggggaggAGCACAGggacagcagccccaggagagaGAAGAGCCCAGTGCCCCCAAGGTCAGAAGTGTCCGACAGGGAGGGGCACCTGCAGAGCACCTCAAAGCCCGACCAGGGAGCACCGGGCCTTAAGAGGCAAAGAATCCGGTTCTCCACGATCCAGTGCCAAAAGTACACGCACCCTGACGGGTCTGAGAGGACCTGGACCAGCAGCACGTCCTCTGACACCAGTCAGGACCGCTCACCCTCGGAGGAGAGCATGTCGTCGGAGGCCACCCCCAGCTCGCTCCCAGCGACCAGCGACTCGGACACCTACCTGTCCATCATCCACTCCCTGGAGACCAAGCTCTACGTCACCGAGGAGAAGCTCAAAGATGTGACAGTGAAGCTGGAGAGCCAGCAGGGCCAGAGCCAGGAGGCCCTGCTCGCTCTGCACCAACAGTGGGCTGGCACCGAGGCGCGGCTGCGCGAGCAGCTCCGTGCCAGCCTGCTCCAGGTCGCCGCGCTGGCCTCCCAGCTGGAGCAGGAGAGACAGGCGAGGGCGGAGGTGGTTGAGAACCACGTGGAGGAGCTCGGTGACTTCCGGGTGAAGAACAGCCAGGCCCTGGCTTGCCTGGAAAGCTGCCGGGAACAGCTGCGGTCGCTGCCGGCTGACGCGGGGGCAGGGCTCCTGGCCGGCGTGGAAAGCTTGCTGGTCGGTGCCATCCAGGCCCTGTGTCACCAGCCACCTCCCACAGGGGAGGCGGGTTTCTCGGAGGAAGAAAAAGCGACCTCACGGCAGCCACCATACCTGCCAGAGCTGAGCGACCAGGAGCAGCTCCAGCTCCTTTCTGATCAGATAGCTCTGGAAGCCACGCTGATAGACCAGATAGCAGACTCACTGAAAAACACCACCTCCGATATCTCGCACGTGCTCCTCGAGATCTCTCAGTCCGGAAAGTGGCCGCTGGAGTCCGAAAGTACCGTGGCCTGTCCTGGGGCCCCAGTGGATGCCTGGGCCAAGAAGGTGCTGGTGGATGGAGAATTCTGGAGCCAGGTCGAGTCCCTGAGCCGGCACCTGGAGACGCTGGGCGGAGAGGCAGCCAGTGCCTCGGGAGGTGGGCGGCCAAACGCCCCGCCAGCCCCGGTCGCTGCCCTGGCCGACGCCACGTGGGTCAGGGCGGAGCTCAGCCTTGCCGTGCATTCGGTGAGGGGGTCCCTCCAGCGCAGGCTGCAGAGCATCCAGGAGaccctgcaggggacacaggcagcCCTGCAGCAGCACAAGCGCATGCTGGGGGAGATCCTAGGGGCCTACCAGACACCCGACTTCGAGAGAGTGATGCTGCAGGTCTCGGAAACCCTCCAGCTTCCAGCAGGTGCCGGAGATGGTGTCCAGGTGTCCTGGACTGGGAGCCTGCCAGAAGAAGTACCAAGTCATCCGGACCCAGCTGGCTCGCAGGCTCTCTGTCCCTTGTCCAGCCAGAGCTCTGGGGCCTTGGTTGCTATTCAGGAAGAGCTCGCCCTGCAGCTTAAGGATAAGGCCAGTCTCTTGGGAGAGATCTCTGCCACTTTAACCTCACTTCTCTCTGTGGAGGCAGTGCGAGACTGTCAGAAGCTTCTCCAGGCATCCCGGCATCTCTCCCGTAGCGCTTGTCTGGGAGGCCTCGGCCAGTATTCTTCCTTATTAGTTCAAGATGCGATTATTCAGGCTCAGGTGTGTTACACAGCCTGCAGGATCCGCCTGGAGTATGAAAAGGAGCTCCGGGGCTACAGGGAGTCCTGGTCGGGCGGGGGGGCCTCCTGTCAGGAGCACGAGCACGCTGTGGGGGCCCTGAGGGAGGAGTACGAGGGGCTTCTCCGCAAGCAGAAGAGCGAGTACCTGGAGCTGATCGCCATCGTTGAACGGGAGAACGCGGAGCTCAAGACCAAGGTCGCCCAGCTGGGCCAGCAGCAGAGGCGTCTGGAAGAGGGGCAGAGTGAGCGCCGTGAGAGCCTGGCTGCCCCACGAGGGTGGTTTGAGGAGTGGAAGGTCAGCTACACAGGGGAGCGGCTGAGCCGGGCGGAGGGTGCGCCGCAGACCGCGCGCGGCAGGGTCCTGAGCCAGCTGGATGCCTTGGCGGGGGACAGGCAGGACCTGGAGAGGCAGCCTGTGGACCAGGTGCAGACCCTGGAGGACAAGTTCCAGCTCAAGATCAGGGAGCTGCAGGCCATCCATGAGGAGGAGCTGCGGGCCCTGCAGGAGCATTACTCTCAGACGCTGCGGTGCCTGCAGGAGACCCTGCACCACTACCAGGGGCGGCCCCCTGCCGCCCCACCAGCCCACGGACCCCCGTCCTCCAGCCGGCCAGCTGAGGGGGAGGCCGACTCCATGATGGGGCTGAAGGGGCGCATCCAGGAGTTGGAGGCCCAGGTGGACGTCCTGCGGGAAGCGCTGGAGCACAAGGACCTGGCGGGTGGCGCGGCCTCACTGCGGGAAGAGCGCCAGAGGGACTTTGAGAGCCTCAAG GCCACGTGCGAGCGAGGGTTTGCAGCCATGGAAGAAACACACCAGAAGAAGATCGAAGACCTGCAGAGGCAGCACCAGCGGGAACTGGAGAAACTGCGGGAGGAGAAAGACCGCCTCCTGGCTGAGGAGACCGCGGCCACCATCTCAG CCATCGAAGCCATGAAGAATGCCCACCGCGAGGAGATGGAACGGGAGCTGGAGAAGAGCCAGCGGTCCCAGATCAGCAGTGTCAATGCGGACATCGATGCCCTGCAGCGGCAGTACCT GGAGGAGCTGCAGTCTGTGCAGCGCGAGCTGGAGGTCCTCTCTGAGCAGTACTCGCAGAAGTGCCTGGAGAACGCCCACCTGGCCCAGGCGCTGGAGGCCGAGCGGCAGGCCCTGCGGCAGTGCCAGCGCGAGAACCAGGAGCTCAACGCCCACAACCAG GAGCTGAACAACCGCCTGGCTGCTGAAATCTCACGGCTACGGACGCTGCTGACCGGGGACGCCGGTGGCGAGGCTGCTGGTTCACCTCTCACGCAGGGCAAGGACGCCTATGAGTTAGAG gtCTTATTGCGGGTCAAGGAGTCAGAAATTCAGTACCTGAAACAGGAGATCAGCTCCCTCAAGGATGAGCTACAGACGGCGCTGCGG